The proteins below are encoded in one region of Nitrospira sp.:
- a CDS encoding glutathione-dependent formaldehyde dehydrogenase, giving the protein MKANCWYGKRDMRVVDVPDPTILNRHDAIVKVTSTAICGSELHLYNDFVPTMEQGDIMGHEFMGEIIEVGPAVKDRRVGDRVVVAFPISCGHCFFCKKELYSLCENSNPNAWMAEKLFGHSPAGIYGYSHLTGGFAGGQAEYVRVPFVDVGTVKIETGFTDEQVLFLSDIFPTGYMAAEQCNIQEGDTVAIWGCGPVGQFAIRSAFLLGAERVIAIDRFPERLHMARDGGADTINYEEADGYDLLMQVTGGRGPDSCIDAVGLEAHMPGPLYYYDRLKQAMMSESDRPIALRQAIMACRNGGTVSVPGVYGGMIDKMPMGAVMNKALTIKTGQTHAQHYFKPLLERIGKGEIDPSFVVTHRMKLADAPQGFDIFNRKEDGCIKIVMTP; this is encoded by the coding sequence ATGAAAGCCAATTGTTGGTATGGCAAGCGGGACATGAGGGTCGTCGACGTCCCTGATCCCACCATTCTGAACAGGCACGATGCCATCGTAAAGGTCACGTCTACCGCCATCTGCGGTTCGGAGCTGCATTTATACAACGATTTCGTCCCCACCATGGAACAGGGCGATATCATGGGACACGAGTTCATGGGCGAGATCATAGAAGTGGGCCCCGCCGTGAAAGACCGCCGAGTCGGAGATCGTGTCGTCGTGGCCTTTCCGATTTCGTGCGGGCACTGTTTCTTTTGTAAAAAAGAGCTCTATTCATTATGTGAGAATTCCAATCCTAACGCATGGATGGCTGAAAAACTGTTCGGCCATTCTCCAGCCGGCATCTATGGATATTCCCATCTCACGGGCGGTTTTGCGGGTGGCCAAGCTGAATATGTACGCGTCCCGTTTGTGGATGTGGGAACCGTCAAGATCGAGACTGGATTCACGGACGAACAGGTCCTTTTTCTTTCCGACATCTTTCCGACCGGCTATATGGCGGCGGAGCAGTGCAATATTCAGGAAGGCGACACGGTCGCCATTTGGGGATGCGGTCCTGTCGGGCAATTCGCAATTCGCAGCGCCTTCCTATTGGGTGCCGAGCGGGTTATCGCGATCGATCGTTTTCCGGAGCGCCTGCACATGGCTCGCGACGGCGGCGCCGATACCATCAATTATGAAGAGGCCGACGGCTATGACCTGCTGATGCAGGTGACCGGTGGACGAGGACCGGACTCTTGTATCGATGCGGTGGGTTTAGAGGCACACATGCCGGGTCCGTTGTATTACTACGATCGCCTCAAACAAGCCATGATGTCCGAATCCGATCGGCCGATCGCCTTGCGCCAAGCCATCATGGCCTGCCGGAACGGCGGCACGGTGTCCGTCCCCGGCGTCTATGGGGGGATGATCGACAAGATGCCGATGGGAGCCGTCATGAATAAGGCCCTGACCATTAAGACGGGCCAGACCCATGCGCAGCATTATTTCAAACCGCTGCTCGAACGGATTGGAAAGGGTGAGATCGACCCCAGCTTTGTGGTGACGCACCGGATGAAGCTCGCCGATGCCCCTCAAGGCTTCGACATCTTCAATCGCAAAGAAGATGGGTGCATAAAGATTGTGATGACGCCCTAA
- the malQ gene encoding 4-alpha-glucanotransferase, with amino-acid sequence MSRDAWDIDAVYLGADGKERRVARESIEAIRSAIGSAPSKPESLFDEPVNVVHEGKSLRFSGRAELHLEDGTVMEVCDRLPTNVPTGYHELVPIGRTSSTKLIVTPGRCHLPLGLRTWGWSAQVYATRSKTSWGIGDLADLRRLGKWAESLGAGMLLINPLNAALPLLPQEASPYSPSSRRYRNPLYLRIDDVPGIERVQADLRPHAAAAQALNDERTINRDRVFQFKLDALHKLWAVFSDDADFDRFQRDHGSSLDQFAVFNVLVEEYGTDWRQWPSDYRHPDGVGVQRFVQEYADRVRFHKWLQWLLDCQLKQAAEPVALIQDLPIGFSPNGADAWAWQDLLALDCSIGAPPDLYNKEGQNWGLPPFIPHRLRQAAYEPFIQTIRAVMKHTGGLRIDHVMGLFRLWWVPPGQTPKHGAYVRYRADDLLGIIALESQRASAIVVGEDLGTVEEGVREQMAACDMLSYRLLWFEEVAPREYPEKALAAITTHDLPTLAGIWTGQDVELQLRSGLNPDKAQSEELRQKIVQASGVDPHVDVETAAIRTFDQLAAAPSVIVMATMEAACVVSERPNMPGADGAYPNWSLALPLPLEEIERVAFPRSLARVLQRNRPAVP; translated from the coding sequence ATGAGCCGTGATGCATGGGATATTGATGCCGTCTACCTAGGCGCGGATGGGAAGGAGCGTCGAGTCGCCCGCGAATCCATCGAAGCAATCCGATCAGCCATCGGATCCGCACCTTCCAAGCCAGAGTCTTTATTTGATGAGCCGGTCAATGTGGTGCATGAGGGGAAATCGTTGCGATTCTCCGGACGGGCCGAGTTGCACCTGGAAGACGGTACAGTGATGGAGGTATGTGATCGCCTTCCAACCAACGTGCCGACCGGCTACCACGAGCTCGTTCCGATTGGCCGGACTTCCTCCACGAAGCTGATTGTGACGCCGGGACGCTGTCACCTTCCTTTAGGATTAAGAACGTGGGGCTGGAGCGCGCAGGTGTATGCCACCCGAAGCAAAACCAGCTGGGGGATCGGAGACTTGGCCGATCTTCGCCGCCTTGGGAAATGGGCCGAGTCTCTTGGCGCGGGAATGCTGCTCATTAATCCGCTGAATGCCGCACTTCCTCTCCTGCCACAGGAGGCAAGCCCCTATTCGCCTTCTAGCCGCCGTTACCGGAATCCACTCTATCTCCGGATCGACGACGTGCCCGGGATCGAGCGCGTGCAAGCCGATCTACGCCCGCATGCTGCCGCTGCTCAGGCCTTGAATGACGAGCGCACGATCAATCGCGATCGCGTGTTTCAATTCAAATTGGACGCCCTGCATAAATTATGGGCTGTGTTTAGCGACGACGCGGATTTCGATCGATTTCAGCGAGACCACGGATCATCGCTCGACCAATTCGCTGTGTTTAACGTCTTGGTAGAAGAGTATGGCACTGACTGGCGACAATGGCCGTCCGACTATCGACATCCGGACGGAGTGGGCGTGCAGCGGTTCGTGCAGGAATATGCCGATCGCGTGCGTTTTCACAAATGGCTGCAATGGCTTTTGGATTGCCAATTGAAGCAGGCCGCGGAGCCGGTGGCGTTGATCCAGGACTTGCCCATCGGCTTTTCGCCCAATGGTGCCGATGCTTGGGCCTGGCAGGATCTTCTGGCACTTGATTGTTCGATCGGAGCGCCTCCGGATTTATACAACAAAGAGGGACAGAACTGGGGCTTGCCGCCCTTCATACCCCACCGCCTTCGGCAAGCGGCCTATGAACCATTCATTCAGACGATCCGTGCCGTCATGAAACATACCGGCGGGCTGCGTATCGACCATGTCATGGGTCTGTTCCGACTCTGGTGGGTGCCACCGGGACAGACACCGAAACACGGTGCCTATGTACGATATCGAGCCGATGACCTGTTGGGGATCATCGCGTTGGAAAGTCAGCGGGCAAGTGCGATCGTGGTTGGTGAAGATCTTGGCACTGTTGAGGAGGGGGTGCGTGAGCAGATGGCCGCGTGCGATATGCTGTCGTATCGGCTGCTGTGGTTTGAAGAGGTGGCACCAAGGGAATATCCAGAGAAGGCGTTGGCGGCGATTACCACGCATGATCTCCCGACGCTGGCTGGCATCTGGACCGGACAGGATGTTGAACTCCAGTTGCGAAGCGGGCTTAATCCGGACAAGGCTCAATCGGAAGAATTACGGCAGAAAATCGTACAAGCCAGTGGAGTGGATCCACATGTCGATGTAGAAACGGCTGCTATCCGAACCTTCGACCAATTGGCTGCTGCGCCGTCCGTCATTGTGATGGCCACGATGGAAGCGGCCTGCGTGGTCTCTGAGCGGCCGAATATGCCAGGAGCGGATGGCGCGTATCCCAATTGGTCGTTGGCTCTACCGCTTCCGCTTGAGGAAATCGAACGAGTGGCATTCCCGCGTTCCCTTGCCAGGGTCTTACAGCGCAATCGACCAGCAGTACCATGA
- a CDS encoding DUF3309 domain-containing protein: MTTILLIILIFILIGALPSWSYSANWSYYPSAGLGLLAFILVIVLLMGPQ, encoded by the coding sequence ATGACGACCATTCTCTTGATTATCCTCATATTCATCCTAATTGGAGCACTGCCGAGCTGGTCCTATAGTGCAAATTGGAGCTATTACCCGAGCGCAGGACTGGGCCTTCTCGCATTTATTTTGGTGATAGTACTTCTGATGGGGCCTCAGTGA
- the treZ gene encoding malto-oligosyltrehalose trehalohydrolase yields MTDVQEIRQLECGAVSQVDGRILWRVWAPNAKRVDLELLEGDGWKTYIMTREERGYFSCEKGEIHSGQRYVYHLNSGPPRPDPASRWQPDGVNLPSAVLRLDEFQWTDAGWGGIPREDLVFYELHVGTFTPEGTFDAVIPRLASLRDLGVTAIEIMPVAQFSGTRNWGYDGVHPYAPQHSYGGPHGFHRLVDACHRHGLAVFLDVVYNHIGPEGAYLSEFGPYFTERYQTPWGAGVNYDDRGSDPVREFVCDNVRMWIRDYHIDGLRLDAVHAIYDLGARHILRDIKDAAESASKARGHIAHIVAESDLNDIRLLLSPDRGGYGVDAQWSDDFHHAIHTCLTGEEHGYYADYGQPSQIVKALTDTFVLDGGYSRSRDRCHGAVNAGLSGDRFVICIQNHDQIGNRASGDRLSTLLSPTARRLAASMLLLAPHLPLLFMGEEYGEPHPFPFFCSFNDPVLIESVRLGRRREFEAFHRDGADVPDPQAESTFEVSRLTWSWESDPHQSGLRTLYQDLLRARREWPALHNYVHRTARLLPVANPVLELIRGDLSADPQQSLRALFNLTREEQLIPDESRGGLRWSSEAERYHGARAVPSSDHTLLPYECLVFQT; encoded by the coding sequence ATGACTGACGTGCAGGAAATACGTCAGCTCGAATGCGGGGCTGTGTCTCAAGTGGATGGCAGGATCCTCTGGCGCGTGTGGGCTCCCAATGCGAAACGCGTAGACCTGGAATTGCTGGAGGGAGATGGCTGGAAGACATACATCATGACACGCGAAGAGCGGGGATACTTTAGTTGTGAGAAGGGGGAGATCCATAGCGGGCAACGCTACGTCTATCATCTGAATAGCGGTCCACCACGGCCGGACCCGGCTTCCCGCTGGCAACCAGATGGAGTTAATCTGCCGTCAGCGGTGCTCCGTCTGGATGAATTCCAGTGGACTGACGCGGGCTGGGGGGGTATCCCACGCGAAGATCTCGTGTTCTATGAATTACATGTCGGCACATTTACGCCAGAAGGCACATTTGATGCGGTCATCCCCCGGCTTGCTTCATTGCGTGACCTGGGGGTCACCGCGATTGAGATTATGCCGGTCGCACAATTTTCCGGTACGCGCAATTGGGGATATGATGGCGTGCATCCCTATGCCCCCCAGCACAGCTATGGTGGGCCGCACGGCTTCCACCGTCTCGTAGATGCGTGTCACCGCCACGGACTCGCGGTGTTTCTCGACGTGGTCTACAACCATATTGGACCGGAAGGGGCCTATCTGAGCGAATTCGGTCCGTATTTCACTGAACGCTATCAAACGCCTTGGGGAGCAGGAGTCAATTATGACGACCGAGGCTCGGATCCGGTGCGAGAGTTCGTGTGTGACAATGTGCGCATGTGGATCCGTGACTACCATATTGATGGCTTACGATTGGATGCCGTCCACGCCATTTACGACCTTGGCGCCCGCCACATTTTACGGGATATCAAAGACGCCGCTGAGTCGGCCTCGAAGGCACGGGGTCACATCGCGCATATTGTGGCGGAAAGCGATCTCAATGACATCCGTCTCTTACTGTCACCCGATCGAGGTGGTTATGGAGTGGACGCTCAGTGGAGCGATGATTTTCATCATGCCATTCACACCTGTCTCACCGGTGAAGAACACGGGTATTATGCCGACTATGGGCAACCCTCTCAAATAGTCAAAGCGTTGACTGACACCTTCGTGCTGGACGGAGGCTATAGTCGATCACGTGATCGGTGCCATGGCGCCGTCAATGCGGGGCTTTCTGGAGATCGCTTCGTAATCTGCATTCAGAATCATGATCAGATCGGCAATCGTGCGTCAGGCGATCGGCTGAGCACGCTATTGTCCCCCACGGCACGGCGCCTCGCGGCAAGCATGTTGCTCTTGGCCCCGCATTTGCCACTCCTCTTTATGGGGGAAGAGTACGGCGAGCCGCATCCGTTCCCGTTTTTCTGTTCCTTCAATGACCCAGTACTCATCGAAAGTGTTCGATTGGGTCGTCGGAGGGAATTCGAAGCGTTTCACAGGGACGGTGCCGACGTGCCGGATCCACAGGCCGAGTCAACGTTCGAGGTCTCCCGGCTAACCTGGTCTTGGGAATCAGACCCCCATCAATCAGGACTTCGCACATTGTATCAAGATCTGCTGCGGGCGCGGCGTGAATGGCCCGCCCTGCATAACTACGTCCACCGCACGGCTCGTTTGCTTCCCGTCGCCAATCCCGTATTGGAGCTCATCCGCGGTGATCTGAGTGCTGATCCACAACAGTCCCTTCGAGCTCTCTTCAACCTGACCAGAGAAGAACAGCTGATTCCGGACGAGAGCCGAGGAGGATTGCGGTGGAGTTCCGAGGCGGAACGCTATCATGGCGCGCGGGCTGTTCCATCTTCTGATCACACATTGTTGCCTTATGAGTGTCTCGTCTTTCAGACATAG
- a CDS encoding SRPBCC family protein has product MDLTTSRSTLRQLHTHAARNGEPGTVTQTQEERLAKGLGWFGIGLGLMELVAPHQCARMAGLPSGHRPLIRVMGLREMASGFGIVTQSTSAAAVWSRVVGDMVDLACLSAAFLSRRADRSRLTTTLAAVVGATVLDVVTAQQLSRGVKTRNGAVRVTASTVIDRSREELYRFWREFSNLPRFMKHVRQVDIHDEQRSHWVAIGPAEARIEWDAQIIEDLPDEIIAWRSIDGAVIDQAGTVRFEPAIGNRGTVVTVDMEYRLPLGTVGAAVAAWFGKDPSQTVKMDLRRFKQIMETGDVITTKGQPAGREESTSWKYDRAVR; this is encoded by the coding sequence ATGGATTTGACGACGAGTCGGTCGACTCTTCGGCAGCTGCACACGCATGCCGCACGGAATGGCGAACCGGGCACTGTGACGCAGACGCAGGAAGAGCGTTTGGCGAAGGGATTGGGATGGTTCGGCATCGGACTGGGCCTCATGGAATTGGTGGCTCCGCATCAATGTGCGCGGATGGCTGGCCTGCCTTCCGGACATCGCCCACTCATTCGAGTTATGGGCCTGCGCGAGATGGCCAGCGGATTCGGCATTGTCACTCAATCGACATCGGCCGCAGCCGTCTGGTCGCGGGTGGTTGGCGATATGGTTGACCTGGCCTGTCTCAGCGCCGCCTTCCTGTCTCGCCGTGCCGATCGGAGCCGGTTAACCACTACGCTCGCTGCAGTCGTAGGAGCGACTGTGCTCGACGTCGTGACGGCGCAACAGCTGAGCCGCGGCGTCAAAACTCGGAACGGTGCTGTCCGTGTGACAGCAAGCACCGTCATCGATCGCAGTCGCGAAGAGCTGTATCGTTTCTGGAGAGAGTTTTCCAACCTGCCCCGTTTTATGAAGCATGTCCGGCAGGTGGACATCCATGACGAGCAACGCTCCCATTGGGTCGCCATAGGACCTGCTGAGGCAAGGATCGAATGGGATGCACAGATAATCGAAGATCTTCCCGATGAGATCATCGCGTGGCGATCGATCGACGGCGCCGTTATTGATCAGGCCGGGACGGTCCGTTTTGAGCCGGCGATAGGCAATCGAGGGACCGTCGTGACAGTCGATATGGAGTATCGCCTCCCGCTTGGAACGGTGGGGGCGGCTGTGGCGGCATGGTTCGGCAAAGATCCAAGTCAAACGGTCAAGATGGATCTCCGGCGGTTCAAACAGATAATGGAAACGGGGGATGTGATCACGACGAAAGGGCAACCGGCGGGCAGAGAGGAAAGTACGTCGTGGAAATATGATCGCGCCGTGCGATGA
- a CDS encoding hemerythrin domain-containing protein, producing MIQQRQVLSLPCPSAELSKGPLESQVPNKPYQPKRKYDMATRKKSAMNTNERTEQESVNVLELLKEDHRKVKQLFTSFEEADGRSCKGIVDEALNALEIHSTIEEKLVYPAIRRATDAKDMVAEANEEHHVVKFLMKELRKMKPSAEEYKAKFTVLSELVKHHVDEEEGEMFPQAEQTDVDWDKLGQEAMKIKERMMKSSRNARRAA from the coding sequence TTGATACAACAACGTCAAGTTCTGTCTTTGCCTTGTCCTAGTGCGGAACTCTCAAAGGGTCCTTTAGAATCTCAGGTACCGAACAAACCTTACCAACCAAAAAGGAAATACGACATGGCCACACGAAAAAAATCCGCAATGAATACCAATGAGAGGACCGAACAGGAATCAGTGAACGTGTTAGAGCTTCTGAAGGAAGATCATCGAAAGGTAAAACAACTGTTCACCTCATTCGAAGAAGCGGATGGGCGTTCATGTAAGGGAATTGTGGACGAAGCGCTAAACGCGCTGGAAATTCACAGCACGATTGAAGAAAAACTGGTGTATCCGGCCATTCGTAGGGCTACAGATGCTAAAGATATGGTCGCTGAGGCCAATGAGGAGCACCACGTCGTCAAGTTCTTAATGAAGGAACTTCGCAAAATGAAGCCATCGGCGGAGGAATATAAGGCGAAATTCACGGTGCTGAGCGAGCTGGTGAAGCATCATGTTGATGAAGAGGAAGGGGAGATGTTCCCACAGGCGGAGCAAACCGATGTCGACTGGGACAAACTCGGACAGGAAGCCATGAAGATCAAAGAACGCATGATGAAATCTTCTCGCAACGCTCGCCGAGCCGCATAA
- a CDS encoding PRC-barrel domain-containing protein translates to MAKGSGLRKRNSLILFLLVLVTMMTASVEARDKTAVLKASEIVGMKVEGIDAKNLGTIKDLVLDPVGGYIQYAVLDFGGVVGIKDKYFIVPWEAITFTPSGKGIVLDVSKRDLKNAPGFDKNHWPDFSDQRQQMLIYEFYEIPVTPREKLEGKE, encoded by the coding sequence ATGGCGAAAGGATCTGGATTGCGGAAGCGGAATTCTCTAATTCTTTTTCTGCTGGTTTTAGTGACTATGATGACAGCCTCAGTCGAAGCACGCGACAAAACAGCAGTTCTTAAAGCTAGCGAAATAGTTGGAATGAAAGTTGAGGGCATAGATGCCAAGAACTTAGGCACTATTAAGGATCTGGTCCTTGACCCTGTTGGAGGATATATTCAGTATGCTGTACTGGATTTTGGAGGAGTTGTTGGCATCAAGGATAAGTATTTCATCGTTCCTTGGGAAGCGATTACCTTCACTCCCAGTGGCAAAGGGATTGTGCTAGATGTCAGTAAACGAGATCTCAAGAATGCGCCTGGCTTCGACAAAAATCATTGGCCGGATTTTAGCGACCAACGACAACAAATGCTGATTTACGAGTTTTACGAAATTCCAGTTACTCCGCGGGAGAAACTTGAGGGGAAGGAATAG
- a CDS encoding Gfo/Idh/MocA family oxidoreductase: MARNHQPRSLTAPIRYAVVGLGHIAQSSVLPAFAHAKNSKLEALISDDPRKLKYLGRQYGVTHQASYSQYEKCLKEGAIDAVYIALPNSLHCEYAVRAALAGVHVLCEKPMAVTEQECRKMIQAAEKADVKLMIAYRLHFDKANMRTVALAQSGKLGDLRLFQSVFTMQVRPGDIRTKAQLGGGSLYDIGVYCVNAARYVYRDNPIEVNACLVKGTDRRFREVDEMVAVWLRFPGDRLATFICSFGAADASSYEVVGTKGRVRLSPAFEYGGHLEQQVVLNGKKRSNQYQAGDQFAPELIYFSNCILKKTEPESSGMEGLIDVMIIRALYRSAKSARPVPLTLPGKKDWPSPDLVMEKPPIPKAKLIHVQSPAL; this comes from the coding sequence ATGGCAAGAAACCATCAGCCCCGCTCATTAACCGCTCCCATTCGATATGCGGTCGTCGGATTAGGGCACATTGCACAATCCTCGGTACTTCCGGCTTTTGCTCATGCTAAGAATTCCAAACTCGAGGCACTGATCTCGGATGATCCTCGCAAACTTAAATATCTGGGGCGACAATATGGTGTGACGCATCAGGCGTCCTATAGCCAATACGAAAAATGTTTGAAAGAAGGCGCAATCGATGCCGTCTATATCGCGCTGCCCAATAGTCTTCATTGCGAGTATGCAGTTCGTGCCGCCCTGGCAGGGGTTCATGTCCTCTGTGAAAAGCCCATGGCTGTCACCGAACAAGAATGTCGAAAAATGATCCAGGCGGCGGAGAAAGCCGATGTCAAACTCATGATCGCATATCGCCTGCATTTTGATAAAGCCAATATGCGTACTGTGGCTCTGGCCCAATCTGGGAAACTTGGCGACCTACGTTTGTTCCAGTCTGTGTTTACGATGCAGGTACGTCCCGGTGATATCCGGACCAAGGCGCAACTCGGTGGGGGATCGCTGTACGATATCGGTGTATATTGCGTGAATGCGGCCCGTTATGTGTATCGGGACAACCCTATTGAAGTGAATGCGTGTCTTGTGAAGGGAACTGATCGACGGTTTCGGGAAGTCGATGAAATGGTCGCCGTCTGGTTGCGCTTTCCTGGTGACAGGCTGGCGACATTCATTTGCAGTTTCGGAGCCGCAGATGCGTCCTCGTATGAGGTGGTCGGCACAAAGGGACGGGTGCGGTTGTCCCCGGCCTTCGAGTATGGAGGACATTTGGAGCAACAGGTGGTGTTGAACGGAAAAAAACGATCGAATCAGTATCAAGCCGGCGATCAATTCGCGCCGGAGCTGATCTACTTTTCAAATTGCATTCTTAAGAAGACAGAACCCGAGTCCTCCGGGATGGAAGGTCTAATTGATGTCATGATTATTCGGGCACTCTATCGCTCAGCCAAAAGCGCCCGTCCGGTGCCGCTGACATTGCCGGGGAAAAAAGACTGGCCTTCACCCGATCTCGTTATGGAAAAGCCACCGATCCCCAAGGCAAAACTAATTCATGTGCAATCGCCTGCGCTCTAG
- a CDS encoding prohibitin family protein, whose protein sequence is MTRATSLLILAAFLLITTACSTVLPGERGLMFRSSGLDKEPLKEGSYWKAPWNEIYFYNVRWQTYAEKVDAWSADDVQVDIKAAIVLRPIPEEVYYLALSVGRQYYSQIVQPEFVAAVRQVVATYPALMVGEKSAEISQKAQTVVQERLKDRHLAIQSVTIADVDLPKLVLTALEQTQAQKQQKEQKEFELLLAGKDAEIARARAESQAKVQETINRTLTPEYLRYKLYDSQTSKMVVLPDNLKLPLVINPGEQQSAQPQSLSGK, encoded by the coding sequence ATGACTCGCGCAACATCGCTCTTGATTCTCGCAGCATTCCTTCTTATTACCACCGCGTGCTCCACCGTGCTACCGGGTGAGCGAGGCCTCATGTTCCGCTCATCGGGTCTTGATAAAGAACCACTCAAAGAAGGGTCGTACTGGAAGGCGCCGTGGAATGAGATCTATTTCTATAATGTGCGTTGGCAGACGTATGCAGAGAAAGTTGATGCCTGGAGCGCAGACGATGTGCAAGTGGATATCAAAGCCGCCATTGTGCTGAGGCCAATTCCAGAAGAAGTGTACTATTTAGCCCTGTCGGTAGGACGCCAATATTATTCGCAAATCGTCCAGCCGGAATTTGTCGCAGCGGTTCGTCAGGTCGTCGCGACATACCCCGCATTGATGGTAGGTGAGAAAAGTGCGGAAATTTCCCAGAAGGCGCAAACAGTGGTTCAGGAAAGACTCAAGGATAGGCACTTAGCGATTCAAAGCGTCACGATTGCAGACGTCGATCTCCCGAAACTTGTATTAACCGCTCTTGAACAAACGCAGGCCCAAAAACAGCAAAAAGAACAAAAGGAGTTTGAACTGCTGCTTGCGGGAAAGGATGCCGAAATTGCGCGGGCGCGCGCGGAAAGTCAGGCCAAAGTTCAGGAAACAATTAACCGGACGCTCACCCCGGAATACTTGCGTTACAAGTTATATGATAGTCAAACTTCCAAAATGGTAGTACTACCTGACAATCTCAAGTTGCCACTCGTCATAAATCCTGGAGAACAGCAATCCGCTCAACCCCAAAGTTTATCAGGCAAGTAA
- a CDS encoding SDR family NAD(P)-dependent oxidoreductase, with the protein MKKATEQRSLAIVTGASSGIGYELAKRCAEAGFDLLIAADEAAIHDAADRLRQFDVFVNAIQVDLATIEGVDRLYQAAQGRPIDVLMANAGHGLGKGFLDQNFTEARHVVDTNITGTIYLLQKIGREMRARREGRILIVGSIAGFMPGTFQAVYNGTKAFLDSFSFALRHELKDTGVTVTCLMPGATETDFFERADMQDTKYGQQGKDDPADVAKQGYDAMMRGDGDIVTGWKNKLQSAMAAVIPSDMLAELHRRMAEPGSGNKAA; encoded by the coding sequence ATGAAGAAAGCGACAGAGCAGCGATCATTAGCGATCGTGACCGGGGCATCTAGCGGTATTGGGTATGAACTGGCCAAGCGCTGTGCGGAAGCTGGCTTCGATTTACTGATTGCCGCGGACGAGGCAGCCATCCATGATGCAGCCGACCGGCTCAGGCAGTTTGATGTATTTGTAAATGCCATTCAGGTCGATTTGGCTACAATCGAAGGCGTGGACCGGCTTTATCAGGCGGCCCAAGGCCGCCCCATCGACGTTTTGATGGCCAATGCAGGGCATGGACTCGGCAAAGGATTTCTCGATCAGAATTTTACAGAGGCGAGACACGTCGTCGATACCAACATCACTGGAACCATATACCTGCTCCAGAAGATCGGACGCGAGATGCGCGCCAGGCGGGAAGGCCGCATCTTGATCGTCGGCTCTATCGCCGGATTTATGCCCGGAACTTTTCAAGCTGTTTACAATGGGACAAAGGCTTTTCTGGATTCGTTTTCGTTCGCATTGCGGCATGAGCTCAAGGATACGGGTGTAACTGTTACGTGCCTGATGCCAGGTGCGACGGAGACCGACTTCTTCGAAAGAGCCGATATGCAGGACACGAAGTATGGACAACAAGGGAAGGACGATCCCGCTGACGTGGCGAAACAGGGGTACGATGCGATGATGCGGGGCGATGGAGATATTGTCACGGGCTGGAAGAATAAATTGCAATCGGCGATGGCGGCCGTAATTCCCTCAGATATGCTGGCGGAACTCCATCGGCGGATGGCGGAGCCCGGATCGGGCAATAAGGCGGCGTAA
- a CDS encoding YtxH domain-containing protein: protein MPNRTHRESSSETGWSGFLAGALIGGGVALLLAPQRGAELRGMLSDYASRASDDLMDKAEETWDAAVERGRDYYNKGEEVVQDAGRSASEFAQQGQEAVKNAGRSAQEFARHAQEDADRQTKG from the coding sequence ATGCCAAACCGAACACATCGTGAATCGTCGAGTGAAACAGGGTGGTCTGGGTTTCTAGCGGGCGCATTGATCGGAGGCGGGGTCGCTCTGTTATTAGCACCACAGCGGGGTGCGGAGCTGCGCGGCATGCTGAGCGACTATGCCTCTCGTGCGTCGGACGACTTGATGGATAAGGCTGAGGAAACCTGGGATGCCGCCGTGGAACGGGGGAGAGATTATTACAACAAGGGCGAAGAGGTCGTCCAGGATGCGGGGCGGTCGGCGAGTGAATTTGCACAACAAGGGCAGGAGGCTGTGAAAAATGCTGGCCGTTCGGCTCAAGAATTTGCCAGGCATGCCCAAGAAGATGCAGATCGCCAGACAAAGGGTTAG